In a genomic window of Brettanomyces nanus chromosome 1, complete sequence:
- a CDS encoding uncharacterized protein (BUSCO:EOG0934327M) yields the protein MDPWNALGSKILSGDANYAILMGAKKALSMMGDNKDSIVRLCVACANNDVFDAKELIGDGDTSIVNKVDSQGFTPLIYATCFNQKDCVNLLLSLGADANLPDRRVCWTPVMWATYLDFDGVAETLIGAGSDPLLKPGDTKKNAVELVKPGTTLYEFYKTHKYLDKPSELSEKSGFYRKDLFSGSEDDKEATFKAQMKLQTSGMASLALKDDRHETRSSSPNSARFVDDSSSFLDVSMSWDEFDFNVVLPKQCLKVTDDSVTITIDYVFSLAQKYPSKPIYASTVVFMCLRYADNVMNNVEAVDTLMDFFLTRIRTATGTKSGVVFPSSSTSASKPGLDSNNPPADIVSIGYWLGCLNNLYYFMSRDVCGFIRKYPRLVQTLVSTFQPLIAQLAFTLDSRLESILEPCLLDYSSVPDLDIVYKRNSWRLFGGKHKPVKKTTYQEILDMLYPPSLEEQMKPSPLKVIQTLGALLYVLELFHINDEIKQQCFSSVLYWLGSSVFNRVIANKKYCSRAKAMQIRLNLSYIQDWLRTNNIITTKTSDVNFHNSKYPDDLFEGEQGVRINGVARFKGNSFDPSDATFYFNSLYKIGQVLLEPAIELLQWLQVMTAIKDLPSLKETLSDFGRLNSTQLVNCMKNYNYEVDEQKVSKELKKWLKTYPFEAKNRRGLYYVSEKEKVFLNVGQAFPVALPGYLQLLHQYGVDLESVNEQKVKKYQPNLPVDVQDDLDNLVDKYGGLEGLDEGVDTSNGGSTRAPVGTMGDPVGAIGDSVGAMSDSVTAQKQFEDQSRASNLFKSLAVPGTIAHKTWTTNEEQNPWS from the coding sequence ATGGACCCGTGGAATGCACTTGGGTCTAAGATTCTCTCAGGGGATGCGAACTATGCTATTTTAATGGGGGCCAAAAAGGCTCTTAGTATGATGGGGGACAACAAGGACAGCATAGTAAGACTATGTGTTGCTTGTGCGAACAACGACGTATTCGACGCCAAGGAGTTGATCGGAGATGGTGACACCTCAATAGTTAACAAGGTAGACTCTCAAGGATTCACCCCTTTGATCTATGCGACTTGTTTCAATCAGAAGGACTGTGTTAATCTACTTCTCAGCTTAGGAGCAGATGCCAATCTACCTGATCGTCGTGTCTGCTGGACACCTGTAATGTGGGCAACGTACTTAGATTTTGACGGAGTTGCTGAGACTTTGATTGGAGCTGGTTCTGATCCTTTATTGAAGCCTGGAGACACAAAGAAGAACGCTGTGGAACTTGTGAAGCCTGGAACGACACTTTATGAGTTTTATAAGACACATAAGTATCTTGATAAGCCATCAGAGTTGTCAGAAAAGTCTGGATTTTACCGGAAAGACCTTTTCTCAGGCTCAGAGGACGATAAAGAGGCTACTTTTAAGGCCCAAATGAAGCTTCAGACCTCTGGAATGGCTTCTTTGGCATTGAAAGACGATAGACATGAAACTAGATCGAGTAGTCCGAATTCGGCAAGGTTTGTGGATGATTCGTCATCATTTTTGGACGTTTCAATGTCTTGGGACGAATTTGACTTCAATGTAGTTCTTCCAAAACAGTGTCTGAAAGTGACAGACGATAGTGTTACCATTACCATTGATTACGTGTTTTCATTGGCTCAGAAATACCCTTCGAAGCCCATATATGCCTCTACAGTAGTATTTATGTGTCTTAGATATGCTGATAACGTTATGAATAACGTTGAGGCTGTCGATACTCTTATGGATTTTTTTCTGACTCGTATCAGAACTGCCACAGGGACGAAAAGTGGAGTTGTTTTCCCCTCATCCTCAACCTCTGCCTCAAAACCGGGTCTAGACTCCAACAATCCACCTGCAGATATCGTCTccattggatattggcTAGGCTGTCTAAACAATCTTTACTATTTCATGAGTAGAGACGTTTGTGGGTTCATTAGAAAGTATCCACGACTCGTACAGACTCTTGTGTCAACATTCCAGCCTCTAATAGCACAACTAGCGTTCACATTAGACAGTAGACTTGAGTCTATACTAGAACCATGCCTATTGGACTACTCTAGCGTTCCAGATTTGGACATTGTGTACAAAAGGAACAGCTGGAGACTCTTTGGGGGGAAGCATAAACCAGTCAAGAAGACTACTTATCAGGAGATCTTGGATATGTTGTATCCACCATCTTTAGAAGAGCAGATGAAACCATCTCCATTGAAGGTAATTCAAACATTGGGTGCTCTTCTCTATGTTTTGGAGCTTTTCCACATAAACGATGAGATCAAACAGCAATGCTTCAGTAGTGTTTTGTACTGGTTGGGTAGCTCTGTGTTTAATAGAGTGATTGCCAACAAAAAGTACTGTTCTAGAGCAAAAGCCATGCAGATTCGGCTTAATTTGTCCTATATCCAGGACTGGTTGAGAACAAATAATATTATAACAACGAAGACAAGTGACGTGAACTTCCATAATTCGAAGTATCCGGATGATTTGtttgaaggagaacaaGGAGTTCGTATTAACGGTGTAGCCAGGTTCAAGGGTAACTCTTTTGACCCTTCAGATGCCACTTTCTACTTCAATTCGCTGTATAAAATTGGTCAAGTGCTTTTAGAGCCAGCCATTGAGTTATTACAATGGCTACAAGTCATGACAGCGATCAAAGATTTGCCTAGTCTAAAAGAGACTCTTTCAGACTTTGGTAGACTCAACTCTACCCAATTGGTGAACTGTATGAAGAACTATAATTACGAGGTGGATGAACAGAAGGTGTCTAAAGAGCTCAAAAAATGGTTGAAGACGTATCCATTTGAAGCCAAAAACCGTAGGGGTCTATACTACGTGtctgagaaagagaaggtgTTTTTGAATGTTGGCCAGGCGTTCCCGGTAGCTTTACCGGGCTACTTACAGCTATTACATCAGTATGGAGTGGATTTGGAATCAGTTAATGAGCAAAAGGTCAAGAAATATCAGCCTAATTTACCCGTTGATGTTCAGGATGACTTGGACAATCTTGTGGATAAGTATGGAGGGTTGGAAGGGTTGGATGAAGGAGTAGACACCAGTAATGGTGGCTCTACGCGAGCCCCGGTAGGTACCATGGGTGACCCGGTAGGTGCCATTGGGGATTCGGTAGGTGCCATGAGTGACTCAGTGACAGCCCAGAAACAGTTCGAGGATCAGAGCAGGGCCTCCAATCTATTTAAATCGCTCGCTGTTCCTGGAACCATTGCTCACAAGACTTGGACGACGAATGAAGAACAGAATCCTTGGTCGTAG
- a CDS encoding uncharacterized protein (BUSCO:EOG0934048N), whose amino-acid sequence MSLDLRLRSKLSLSQPLTSASSTNSRSRASSLSSLIYSLKPETVSWPRLRAINDAVYNRNARILHGDPIAMTASDRRIAIATSKGYIFVYQIQPQQLYTQLGNSRLSSTTITSLSFSLDSTYLAVGYHDGHILLWDLSNSENPLLTIQPVHQDIPIIQLAFMAARHTALISIDESGVMVSHQGGRTLIGYYSRPTIMMGDLTNHVPFDHVILGFSALPVGSRSQLTDSMGVMAILTADALVVVSTLPDLQTYFKVKRPKSTDISKGLCGNVAWYPATSASNDSTSFNPPYIAYSWSNSLTLFEVYSETIADSSGKESVILKFENRRQWQCTEPIMSLQWLNSKIITALTKSQRLIFIGRNNLKVLSTVDMISKHIKASTVFEDNGMGLLTSNYTHSFKALKSSVFVLGKSCFYVGILNDWADELFSALKDGHYIEALDDARRQYDGDCDLALLGLPQDDDVRHKLMRSHITRLLEASLNYVFSQEAATLEDLSDFLLTALTTCASTNDSGGSSDVYDTLYEKYADYGHESMFFDILEPQLLNGQIRTLPPAVLKRLVEYYISQSKEAVLEQLLCKLDLTQLDMDLTIRLCKKHQLVDTLAYIWNVLMADYITPVMDAIKSIVQSSDCDIKYIYTYISYILTGRQYPTDNPIDSEYVVSSKLNIYYLLFNGAAISYPPNTAVLHVNDFDDPSFPYLTALLHHDSFRTLSSLNEGFEDDLLNDDEVLITSKSQYQLKVNRQYIVDVLLGIYRQDNDSFTVRDRTFLAIFVARNCPKYPQFIRLSDSVLDEVIEHLCSYSDEKLKGECELSLQSLLSVYKPAKYDTLVVMLEKCGFYNALLSVYRNENRYLQILEVWISQMKSDSQSQEVTFFQSLPSLVKESLNKTSVVNRLQIETLIKENFQLFIKDYPEEMAELFSLQCPLLNEGVMTVYDDSCKYLYLRKVISMELSGGLPYKLDNAFNVEYAKMLRRFDHDKLARFVVEMGENDEIRAFLDEYNEVEIAVELLIEEGELQQAISKTVKTIESLGQKMVQSGYDELISKRLFHLLDLGFKALKTADNTVSIGDSDLTLNETLLLHLIETSVKLFVKDADASNDVLNTFKRLTQQTFTSAISEKQDCSDSFLKVFYSFLKRSSLQVTTLGDVRPVLNEIFLSYSHDEVILKLILKLLNDDIYQDLVNLELLRRRGWSPVHLECEVCGKKVWGAQMSFANYDEWQDHRLKEGGNGSSEDLQLHVFQCRHTYHTKCLENMGVKDNNKYCIICKNE is encoded by the coding sequence ATGTCACTTGACCTTCGTCTTCGGTCGAAACTTTCCCTATCACAGCCTCTTACGTCAGCTTCATCTACAAATTCTAGATCGAGGGCATCCAGCCTATCGTCATTAATATACAGCTTAAAGCCGGAAACCGTCTCTTGGCCAAGACTAAGGGCTATCAACGATGCCGTTTATAACCGGAATGCTCGAATTCTACACGGAGATCCCATTGCTATGACGGCTTCTGATAGACGTATTGCCATAGCCACATCCAAAGGCTACATTTTCGTCTATCAAATACAGCCTCAACAACTCTACAcccaattaggaaactCTCGCTTATCCTCTACAACCATTACATCTCTCAGCTTCTCTCTAGATTCCACTTATTTGGCTGTCGGTTATCACGATGGCCATATCTTACTATGGGACCTTTCTAACTCTGAAAATCCTCTTCTAACTATTCAGCCAGTCCATCAAGATATCCCAATCATCCAATTGGCCTTCATGGCTGCTCGACATACCGCTCTAATAAGTATTGATGAGTCCGGTGTTATGGTTTCTCATCAAGGTGGCCGTACACTGATTGGTTACTACTCCCGTCCAACAATAATGATGGGTGATTTGACTAATCACGTGCCTTTTGATCACGTGATCCTTGGTTTCTCTGCTCTTCCTGTTGGTTCTCGAAGTCAGTTGACAGACTCTATGGGGGTTATGGCCATATTAACAGCCGATGCACTTGTTGTGGTATCAACCTTGCCCGATCTACAGACATATTTCAAGGTTAAACGACCTAAATCGACCGATATTTCGAAAGGTCTTTGTGGTAATGTAGCGTGGTATCCAGCTACCAGTGCGAGTAATGACTCAACTTCCTTCAATCCTCCATATATTGCATACAGTTGGAGCAATAGCTTGACTTTGTTTGAGGTTTACAGTGAAACTATTGCAGACAGTTCTGGTAAAGAGTCGGTTATATTGAAGTTTGAAAATAGACGACAATGGCAATGTACGGAGCCTATAATGAGTCTTCAATGGTTAAATTCAAAGATTATTACTGCTCTCACAAAATCTCAGCGACTTATCTttattggaagaaataATTTGAAGGTATTATCGACTGTAGACATGATTTCCAAACATATTAAAGCCTCTACGGTATTTGAAGACAACGGTATGGGTCTTTTAACATCCAATTATACTCATTCCTTTAAAGCTCTTAAGTCAAGCGTGTTTGTTTTGGGAAAAAGTTGCTTCTATGTTGGAATTCTAAATGACTGGGCCGATGAATTGTTCTCTGCACTCAAAGATGGCCATTATATTGAAGCCTTGGACGATGCCAGACGCCAGTATGATGGAGACTGTGACTTGGCGTTACTTGGTTTGCCTcaggatgatgatgtgCGGCATAAGTTGATGCGTAGTCATATCACTCGGCTTCTAGAGGCTTCTCTGAACTATGTATTCAGTCAGGAAGCAGCGACTTTAGAGGACCTAAGTGACTTTTTACTTACTGCTCTAACCACATGTGCTAGTACTAATGACTCTGGTGGCTCTAGTGATGTCTATGACACTCTATACGAAAAGTACGCCGATTATGGCCATGAATCAATGTTTTTCGACATTCTAGAACCCCAACTTCTCAATGGACAGATCAGAACACTTCCACCTGCTGTTCTCAAACGGCTTGTCGAGTACTATATTTCTCAGAGCAAAGAGGCAGTACTAGAACAGCTACTCTGCAAGTTAGACCTCACTCAGTTGGATATGGATCTAACTATACGACTCTGTAAGAAGCACCAGCTTGTAGATACGCTCGCATATATCTGGAACGTTCTGATGGCTGATTATATTACTCCGGTAATGGATGCTATAAAGAGTATCGTCCAGAGTTCTGACTGTGACATAAAGTACATCTACACCTACATTTCATACATTCTTACTGGTCGTCAGTATCCTACAGACAATCCAATAGATTCAGAATATGTTGTGTCTTCAAAGCTCAACATCTATTATCTTTTATTTAATGGTGCAGCAATTAGTTACCCTCCAAATACGGCTGTTCTTCACGTAAACGATTTCGATGATCCTTCGTTTCCGTATTTGACGGCATTGCTTCATCACGACTCGTTCCGGACGCTTTCTAGTCTCAACGAGGGCTTCGAAGATGACTTattgaatgatgatgaggtgTTGATTACATCGAAGTCTCAATACCAGCTTAAAGTCAATAGGCAGTACATTGTAGATGTGCTTTTAGGTATTTACAGGCAAGACAACGATAGTTTCACCGTCAGAGATAGAACATTTTTGGCCATATTCGTTGCCAGAAACTGTCCCAAATATCCACAGTTTATCAGACTTTCTGATTCCGTACTTGATGAGGTCATAGAACACCTTTGTTCTTACTCAGACGAGAAGCTCAAGGGTGAATGTGAACTTAGTCTTCAGAGCTTACTTTCTGTATATAAGCCAGCCAAGTACGATACCTTGGTGGTTATGCTTGAGAAGTGTGGGTTCTATAACGCTTTACTTAGCGTGTATCGGAACGAGAATAGATATCTCCAGATTTTGGAAGTCTGGATAAGTCAAATGAAAAGTGATTCACAGTCGCAAGAAGTTACTTTTTTCCAGTCGTTACCTTCGTTGGTGAAGGAGTCGCTCAATAAGACATCTGTAGTTAATAGGCTTCAGATAGAGACGTTAATTAAGGAGAATTTTCAGTTATTCATCAAGGATTATCCTGAAGAAATGGCCGAGTTGTTTTCATTACAATGTCCGTTGCTCAATGAAGGTGTTATGACCGTTTATGATGACTCATGTAAGTATTTGTACCTTCGAAAGGTGATTTCCATGGAACTTTCGGGAGGATTGCCCTACAAATTGGATAATGCGTTCAATGTGGAGTATGCAAAAATGTTGAGACGGTTTGACCATGATAAATTGGCCCGATTTGTTGTTGAAATGGGCGAGAATGACGAGATTCGTGCATTTCTAGACGAGTACAATGAAGTTGAGATTGCTGTGGAGCTTCTTATCGAAGAGGGAGAATTACAGCAAGCTATTTCGAAGACTGTGAAGACAATAGAATCGTTGGGCCAGAAAATGGTCCAAAGTGGCTACGATGAACTGATTTCAAAGCgtcttttccatcttttGGATCTTGGATTCAAAGCGTTGAAAACGGCTGATAATACTGTGTCTATTGGGGATAGTGATCTCACGTTGAATGAGACTTTGCTGCTACATTTGATAGAAACATCGGTCAAGTTATTCGTCAAAGACGCAGATGCTTCCAATGATGTGCTTAACACATTTAAGAGACTCACTCAGCAAACCTTCACGTCTGCTATTTCAGAAAAGCAAGACTGCTCGGATTCGTTCCTTAAGGTATTTTATTCGTTTCTTAAAAGATCATCTTTGCAGGTGACGACACTTGGAGATGTTCGACCTGTGTTGAACGAGATTTTCTTATCGTATTCCCATGATGAGGTGATTCTCAAACTCATTCTTAAACTTCTAAACGACGATATTTACCAGGATCTGGTTAATTTGGAGTTGTTGAGAAGACGCGGATGGTCACCTGTTCACCTTGAATGTGAAGTATGTGGAAAGAAAGTATGGGGTGCTCAGATGAGTTTTGCTAACTACGATGAATGGCAGGATCACAGGCTGAAAGAGGGGGGAAACGGTAGTTCTGAGGaccttcaacttcatgTCTTCCAATGCCGTCATACTTATCATACAAAATGCCTAGAAAATATGGGGGTCAAGGATAATAATAAGTATTGTATAATATGTAAAAACGAGTGA
- the ERG26 gene encoding erg26, C-3 sterol dehydrogenase has protein sequence MSLDSVMLVGGSGFLGLHLIQQFYEVNPRPQISVFDIRPLPEKISKYFTFDPAKIHCVVGDLSSKEDVTRAIKECHPTVIVHSASPIAGMAREIYEKVNIQGTRNLIACAKASHVNYLVYTSSAGVIFNGQDLHNADESWPIPEVPMDAYNETKALAEEMVLKANSPTENFYTVSLRPAGIFGPGDRQLVPGLRQVLKNGQTKFQVGNNDNLFDWTYVGNVADAHVLAAQKLLDPDSRDSVAGEKFFITNDAPTYFWNLARTVWKADGHVDNFNIVLNRPVAIIIGYLSEFFCGLIGKEPGLTPFRVKVVCAYRYHNISKARKILGYKPNVGIEQGIRYTLDWMDETSQ, from the coding sequence ATGTCCCTCGATTCTGTTATGCTCGTCGGTGGCTCAGGCTTCCTTGGCCTTCACCTTATTCAACAATTTTATGAAGTCAATCCTCGACCACAAATTAGCGTCTTTGATATCAGACCTTTACCTGAAAAGATCTCCAAGTACTTCACCTTCGATCCTGCAAAGATTCACTGCGTCGTGGGGGACCTCTCTTCTAAGGAGGATGTTACCAGGGCCATTAAAGAATGCCATCCAACTGTCATCGTGCACTCTGCTTCTCCAATAGCAGGTATGGCTAGAGAGATCTATGAGAAGGTCAACATTCAAGGTACCAGAAACCTGATTGCCTGTGCCAAAGCAAGCCACGTCAATTATCTCGTCTATACGTCGTCGGCTGGtgtcatcttcaatggcCAGGACCTCCATAATGCTGATGAATCATGGCCCATTCCAGAGGTCCCAATGGATGCCTATAATGAGACTAAAGCATTGGCCGAGGAGATGGTTTTAAAGGCCAACTCACCAACTGAAAACTTCTACACGGTTTCTCTTAGACCTGCTGGTATTTTTGGTCCCGGTGATAGACAGTTAGTTCCCGGCTTGAGACAGgtattgaaaaatggaCAGACCAAGTTTCAAGTTGGTAACAACGACAACCTATTTGATTGGACTTATGTCGGTAACGTAGCTGATGCGCACGTTCTGGCTGCCCAGAAGCTACTTGATCCTGATTCTCGTGACTCTGTGGctggtgaaaaattctTTATTACTAACGATGCTCCTACATACTTCTGGAATTTGGCTAGAACCGTCTGGAAGGCCGATGGACATGTCGACAACTTCAATATTGTTCTCAACAGACCTGTTGCTATCATTATTGGTTATTTATCCGAGTTTTTCTGTGGCTTGATAGGCAAAGAACCCGGTCTTACTCCATTCAGAGTCAAGGTTGTCTGTGCTTATAGATACCACAACATCTCTAAAGCCAGAAAGATCTTAGGCTACAAGCCTAATGTTGGTATAGAACAAGGCATCAGATACACGCTTGATTGGATGGATGAGACAAGTCAGTAG